A part of Falco cherrug isolate bFalChe1 chromosome 16, bFalChe1.pri, whole genome shotgun sequence genomic DNA contains:
- the LOC129737494 gene encoding uncharacterized protein LOC129737494 — MESNMQALAGEKPWQDMGRQPSGKILSLDRQGAKKVLEIYVKRSLSCCENSLMAKKKFQERAGGRGRKAGGLQRSKSDFCKYSCAKHGPRKDQEEQPKAPDLDEALDENSKAPGEVPKEELEPKRKSTKNSSQGKTQRTWFKSFLNIIFKKSPEDQKESAGQKAKQKDAKAPHSSKTEGAKRPGGDWSTSPLLGRALKKRPSLKKVFSFKKHVEEERGEAAAGARAKRPSCLPLRHIQAPATAAEVEQPDGYYAQVSEEIGLIVQGSESQGSRVRGCEEPPRLTSTDGVDEAIRRIVALLQSAGDELDRQVKEDARLRMFFRDMSYSSFKNLADAYVRKEMTASRPDINPQEIQFAFTVHLTAKVAGICNQAVNRIMGFGTRYLEDSFAPLSYSKILQQNREKFSTDNCESPD, encoded by the exons ATGGAAAG caaCATGCAGGCTCTGGCGGGGGAGAAGCCTTGGCAGGACATGGGGAGGCAGCCGTCGGGCAAGATCCTCTCTCTGGACAGGCAAGGGGCCAAGAAAGTGCTGGAGATCTACGTCAAGCGCTCGCTGAGCTGCTGCGAAAACTCACTGATGgccaaaaaaaagtttcaggagagagctggagggcgggggaggaaggcaggtgGGCTGCAACGGTCGAAAAGTGACTTCTGCAAGTATTCGTGTGCCAAACATGGTCCCAGGAAGGACCAGGAGGAGCAACCCAAAGCACCAGACCTGGATGAGGCTCTGGATGAGAACAGCAAAGCTCCTGGGGAGGTCCCTAAAGAGGAGTTGGAGCCcaagaggaaaagcacaaaaaacTCTTCCCAGGGCAAAACCCAACGCACCTGGTTCAAAAGTTTCTTAAACATAATCTTCAAGAAGAGCCCTGAAGACCAGAAGGAAAGTGCaggacaaaaagcaaagcagaaagatgcCAAAGCTCCTCACAGCTCCAAAACAGAAGGGGCTAAAAGACCCGGAGGGGACTGGAGCACGTCCCCgctgctgggcagagccctGAAGAAGAGACCCAGCCTCAAGAAGGTTTTCTCCTTCAAGAAGCACGTGGAGGAGGAGCGGGGAGAGGCAGCGGCGGGGGCGAGGGCCAAGCGCCccagctgccttcccctgcGGCACATCCAGGCGCCGGCCACCGCAG CAGAGGTGGAGCAGCCCGATGGTTACTATGCACAAGTCTCGGAAGAGATCGGGCTGATCGTGCAGGGCAGCGAGAGCCAAGGGAGCAGAGTACGCGGCTGCGAGGAGCCCCCCCGGCTGACCAGCACTGACGGGGTCG ATGAAGCCATCAGGAGAATCGTCGCCCTGCTCCAGAGTGCAGGAGATGAGCTGGACAGGCAG GTGAAGGAAGACGCACGGCTACGGATGTTCTTCAGAGACATGTCCTACAGCTCCTTCAAGAACCTGGCCGATGCCTACGTCCGTAAGGAAATGACAGCCAGCAGACCTGACATCAACCCCCAGGAGATCCAGTTTGCCTTCACGGTGCACCTCACCGCCAAGGTAGCCGGCATCTGCAACCAGGCGGTGAACAGGATCATGGGCTTCGGCACCCGCTACCTGGAAGATTCATTCGCACCCTTGTCCTACAGCAAAATTCTCCAG cagaacagagaaaaattcaGCACAGATAACTGCGAGAGCCCGGACTGA